The genomic segment GGGCGCACAGATGGTGCGTGAAGTTGCATCCAGAACCAGCGATAACGCAGGTGACGGAACAACGACTGCTACTGTATTGGCTCAGTCTATTATTCAAACCGGCCTGAAGAACGTAACTGCCGGTGCCAACCCAATGGATCTGAAACGAGGCATTGAAAAAGCAGTTGTAGAAGTTGTTAAAGAGCTTCGAAATCAAAGTAAGCCTGTAGGAGACAGTCTTGACAGCATTCGCCAGGTAGGTACTATTTCTGCCAACGGTGATGAAGAGATTGGCGGTTTCATTGCACAGGCAATGGAAAAAGTTGGAAAAGATGGTGTAATTACTGTTGAGGAAGCTAAAGGAACAGAAACATACCTCGATACAGTTGAAGGTATGCAGTTCGACAGAGGATATCTCTCTCCATATTTTGTAACCAACAGTGAGACAATGACCACTGAATTGGAAGAGCCCTACATTCTGATCTTCGACAAGAAGATTTCCAACATGAAGGATCTGCTTCCTATTCTTGAGAAAGTGATTCAAACCAGTAAGCCCCTCTTGATTATTGCTGAGGATGTTGAAGGCGAAGCTCTCGCTACTCTGGTTGTGAACAAACTGCGTGGTTCACTGAAGATTGCTGCTGTGAAAGCTCCTGGCTTTGGAGACAGAAGAAAAGCGATGCTCGAAGATATCGCAATTCTTACCGGCGGTACAGTTATCAGTGAAGAGCGTGGATACAAGCTCGAAAATGCTACTCTTGATTTCCTCGGCCAGGCCGATCGCCTGAACATCACCAAAGATGATACAACCATTGTTGGCGGCCAGGGAAAAGATGAAGATATCAAAGCACGCGTAAATCAGATTAAATCTCAAATTGAGACAACCACTTCTGATTACGACCGTGAGAAGCTGCAGGAACGACTTGCTAAATTAGCAGGCGGCGTTGCAGTTCTTTACATCGGTGCTGCTTCTGAAGTTGAAATGAAAGAGAAGAAAGCACGGGTTGAAGATGCTCTGCACGCAACACGAGCTGCTGTAGAAGAGGGTATTGTTCCCGGCGGTGGCGTTGCATTCCTCAGAGCACTCAAAGTGTTTGAGAAACTCAAAGCAGATAACGGCGATGAGCAAGTTGGTTTCAATATTGTGAAACGTGCTCTTGAAGCACCATTGCGGGCAATTGCCAATAATGCGGGTGCTGAAGGATCTATCGTTGTTCAGAAAGTACTCGAAGGCAAAGGTGCTTTCGGATACAATGCACGAACTGAAGTGTACGAAGATCTCATTAAAGCAGGAGTTATTGATCCTACGAAAGTAGCCAGAACAGCTCTTGAAAATGCATCTTCAGTAGCCGGACTCATGCTTACCACAGAAGCCGTTGTTGTAGATAAACCATCTAAGGATGGCGACGATGATGACGACGGACCTGCCGGCGGCGGAATGCCAGGCGGTATGGGTGGAATGGGCGGCATGGGAGGAATGGGCGGCATGATGTAAAATCATCCGTCAACTCCATATACGCTTAACGCGTTTACAAGCCTCGTTCCTTTGTTGGAGCGAGGCTTTTTTTATGCAATTCCTTATTTTTGGTGATTTTTTTTACTCGTTCAGAAGGTCCTCCTTCGGAACGCCAAACCGAAGCTCTGCTTCCATTTTCATCTCATCCAAAGTAGAATTAAACTCTGCAGATGATTTACTTGAAGAAGAGCTTCTATGCGTATGTTCCGAAGGAGACCTTCGGAACAAGTAAAAGAAGACAGGCTTTTAGGCAAAATAAAGTGGTTCTGATTGATTCGATCTTTTAAGAAACCCATTGTAAATACGGCTCCTCAAAAACAATCAATTGCTGTTCTGTTCACTTTGTATATTTTAGGGAAGGCAGATAAAAAAAGTTAACCATAACAAAACAGATTCAGACATGTCGAAAAAGATGGATCGTGGAGATTTTATAAAGATAACCGGAGCGGCAGGATTGGGATTATACACCCTTGGTGCCCCGGCGATACTGAAAGGTCAGTCGCAAAACAGTAAAGTGACGGTAGCCGTAATAGGCACAAATAATCGGGGCAATGCTCACGCAAGCGGGTTTGCCCGGCATCCAAATGCCGAGGTCACTTATATTTGTGATGTGGATGAAAATGCCATCAAGAAAGGATTGGATTCGGTTAAAGAAGGCGGACAAGAAAATGAACCGGAAGGACTTACTGACTTTCGAAACGCACTGGAAGATCCGGATCTGGATGCGGTTGCTCTCGCCATGCCGATCCATTGGCACGCACCGGCGGCTATTCTCGCTTTAAAAGCGGGTAAGCATGTCTATATCGAAAAACCGTGCAGTCATACTCCGGAGGAGGGAAAGCTTTTGGTGGAGGCCGCCGAGAAATACAATCGCATTGTTCAGATGGGAAACCAGCGTCGTTCATGGCCGAATGTGATGGAGGCGATGTCGTTACTTGAGGATGATATTATCGGGCGTCCTTACTTTGCGAGATGCTGGTATGCCAATAGTCGACAATCCATCGGATTCGGCAAACCGGCGCCCGTTCCCTCAAATCTCGATTATGAGCTTTGGCAGGGGCCATCAACTCGAAAAGCCTATAAAGACAACCTGATTCACTACAACTGGTGGTGGCACTGGCACTGGGGTGCCGGTGAGATTCTGAATAACGGTGTGCATTATCTGGATATGGCCCGATGGGGATTGGGTGTTGATTATCCTACGAAAGTGACAGCCACCGGCGGACGATATCATTGGAAGGATGACCAGGAAACACCGGATACATTGGTTGCCACTTACGAATTTCCGGATGATAAAACGGTAGCCTGGGAGGGCCGAAGTTGCAATCCCCGCGGAATTGAGGGCTCTTCAACAGGTATCTCTTTCCATGGTGAAATGGGAAGTCTTGTGATCGGCAGCGGAAATGAATACGTGGTTTATGATAATGATAACAACGTGATAAAACGTGCAGAAAGCGGCAGTGTTGATGCCACGGATACATCCGGTCTCGGGTTTGACCTGGATAAGGATCATCACGATCACTTCATAAAATGCATTCAGAACAGTCAGCGGTCCCGAACTCATATCGCCGATGCCAATATCAGCGTTCATAATTGCCATTTGGGGAATATCGCGTACCGAACGGGCCGGACAATCTACTGTGATCCACATGATGGAAAGATTATCGGGGATAAGGAAGCGATGAATTATTGGACCAAAGAGTACGAACCCGGCTGGAAGCCAACGGTTTAGAAGTATTCCCCCTTCGAAGGGGAACTTGAGTTTATTACCAAGTGAATAGGAATCAAAGAATTCCCTCCTCCAAGGATGAAGCAGAGGTGGTTGAACAGACATGCCTTCGCGGATCTTGAATTCGGGCTACCTTCCCCAGACTCCCTCCTTACAGCAGGAAGGAGCGCGATGAATGCAACAAAGATTATAGTCAACTAAATTCGAAAACAGAGAAAATGTCAGAATACAACAGAAGATCATTTTTAAAATCAGTAGCTGCCGCCGGAGTGGGACTTGCAACCGCGGGAAGTCCCTTTCTATCAAAAGCGAAAACCACGCAATCGCCAACTCCGATAGGAATCATCGGGCTGGACACATCTCACAGCCCGGCCTTTACGGATATCATCAACAACTCACCGGATATTACCGATTTCAGGGTAGTGGCGGCTTATCCGCACGGAAGCCGAACGATTGAATCGAGCTACAGCCGGATACCTGAGTACACCGAACAGGTGAAGGAGATGGGCGTAGAGATCGTCGATTCGATTGATGAATTGTTAGACAGGGTAGAAGTCGTGTTACTGGAAACGAACGACGGACACCCTCATCTCGAACAAGCACTCCCTGTTTTAGAGGCGGGAAAACGGCTGTTTATTGACAAACCGATTGCCGGAAGCCTGGAAGATACCATTGCAATCATGGAAGCATCAAAAGAATACAATACACCGATTTTCTCATCTTCCTCTTTACGATATATTGAAAAAGCACAGGCCGTCCGCCACGAGAATTTGATAGGTGATGTGTTAGGTGCCGATACATATAGCCCAGCAGTTCTCGAAAA from the Balneolaceae bacterium genome contains:
- the groL gene encoding chaperonin GroEL (60 kDa chaperone family; promotes refolding of misfolded polypeptides especially under stressful conditions; forms two stacked rings of heptamers to form a barrel-shaped 14mer; ends can be capped by GroES; misfolded proteins enter the barrel where they are refolded when GroES binds); translated protein: MSAKLVHYDADARDALKRGVDKLANAVKVTLGPRGRNVVIEKSFGAPTVTKDGVTVAKEIELSGKVENMGAQMVREVASRTSDNAGDGTTTATVLAQSIIQTGLKNVTAGANPMDLKRGIEKAVVEVVKELRNQSKPVGDSLDSIRQVGTISANGDEEIGGFIAQAMEKVGKDGVITVEEAKGTETYLDTVEGMQFDRGYLSPYFVTNSETMTTELEEPYILIFDKKISNMKDLLPILEKVIQTSKPLLIIAEDVEGEALATLVVNKLRGSLKIAAVKAPGFGDRRKAMLEDIAILTGGTVISEERGYKLENATLDFLGQADRLNITKDDTTIVGGQGKDEDIKARVNQIKSQIETTTSDYDREKLQERLAKLAGGVAVLYIGAASEVEMKEKKARVEDALHATRAAVEEGIVPGGGVAFLRALKVFEKLKADNGDEQVGFNIVKRALEAPLRAIANNAGAEGSIVVQKVLEGKGAFGYNARTEVYEDLIKAGVIDPTKVARTALENASSVAGLMLTTEAVVVDKPSKDGDDDDDGPAGGGMPGGMGGMGGMGGMGGMM
- a CDS encoding Gfo/Idh/MocA family oxidoreductase; translation: MSKKMDRGDFIKITGAAGLGLYTLGAPAILKGQSQNSKVTVAVIGTNNRGNAHASGFARHPNAEVTYICDVDENAIKKGLDSVKEGGQENEPEGLTDFRNALEDPDLDAVALAMPIHWHAPAAILALKAGKHVYIEKPCSHTPEEGKLLVEAAEKYNRIVQMGNQRRSWPNVMEAMSLLEDDIIGRPYFARCWYANSRQSIGFGKPAPVPSNLDYELWQGPSTRKAYKDNLIHYNWWWHWHWGAGEILNNGVHYLDMARWGLGVDYPTKVTATGGRYHWKDDQETPDTLVATYEFPDDKTVAWEGRSCNPRGIEGSSTGISFHGEMGSLVIGSGNEYVVYDNDNNVIKRAESGSVDATDTSGLGFDLDKDHHDHFIKCIQNSQRSRTHIADANISVHNCHLGNIAYRTGRTIYCDPHDGKIIGDKEAMNYWTKEYEPGWKPTV
- a CDS encoding Gfo/Idh/MocA family oxidoreductase translates to MSEYNRRSFLKSVAAAGVGLATAGSPFLSKAKTTQSPTPIGIIGLDTSHSPAFTDIINNSPDITDFRVVAAYPHGSRTIESSYSRIPEYTEQVKEMGVEIVDSIDELLDRVEVVLLETNDGHPHLEQALPVLEAGKRLFIDKPIAGSLEDTIAIMEASKEYNTPIFSSSSLRYIEKAQAVRHENLIGDVLGADTYSPAVLEKSHPDFFWYGIHGVEILYTVMGTGCESVKRVSTEDTDIVTGKWKDDRLGTFRGTRSGPHSYGGRAFGSEEILDLGTYEGYEPLLLKVLDFFRTGQSPVSMEETLEIYAFMEAADESKRRDGEAVTIEEVLTKARG